The Procambarus clarkii isolate CNS0578487 chromosome 39, FALCON_Pclarkii_2.0, whole genome shotgun sequence region GATGGAATAGGGTGGGCAGGTATGTGGTAGAGGAAGGAATCAACAGGGGCAGGGTGGTCGTGGATGTGTGGGGATGCAGTCAGATATGAGATGAAAGAAGTACACGAGGGTAGCCAGGTATGTTGGGCAGGATGTCTATGAAGCAAAGCTACTATGTTTGTGAGTGGTATTACCAATATGTGCTACGGAGAAGGTGCTTCGGGAACAGCTTTTTTTTCATCACAACGATTATCTCCCGACCTTCTGTTTACCACATATCTAATTTACTTTTGATTCGGGTAAATGTCTGAGCAGCAAACATCTCTCCTCCGACCATTTCAATCGTTTTGTGTATTCGTATAAACTCTTAAAACTGTGAACTGAATTGGTATCGACAAGTTCCTCGTCCCTCTATAGTGACCTTTATTATTCTTCAAAGTCCTACGGTGCTATCAGTCACCATTGTTCTTGAAGCAGTCACATCCACGAACGACTCTGCAAATACCAGCAGACAGGACCACCTCTGCTGCCGGCAGACAGGACCACCTCTACTGCCGGCAGACAGGACCACCTCTACTGCCGGCAGACAGGACCACCTCTACCGCCGGCAGACAGGACCACCTCTACTGCCGGCAGACAGGACCACCTCTACTGCCGGCAGACAGGACCACCTCTACTGCCGGCAGACAGGACCACCTCTACTGCCGGCAGACAGGACCACCTCTACTGCCGGCAGACAGGACCACCTCTACTGCCGGCAGACAGGACCACCTCTACTGCCGGCAGACAGTACCACCTCTACTGCCGGCAGACAGGACCACCTCTACTGCCGGCAGACAGGACCACCTCTACTGCCGGCAGACAGGACCACCTCTACTGCCGGCAGACAGGACCACCTCTACTGCCGGCAGACAGGACCACCTCTACTGCCGGCAGACAGGACCACCTCTACTGCCGGCAGACAGGACCACCTCTACTGCCGGCAGACAGGACCACCTCTACTGCCGGCAGACAGGACCACCTCTACTGCCGGCAGACAGGACCACCTCTACTGCCGGCAGACAGGACCACCTCTACTGCCGGCAGACAGGACCACCTCTACTGCCGGCAGACAGGACCACCTCTACTGCCGGCAGACAGGACCACCTCTACTGCCGGCAGACAGGACCACCTCTACTGCCGGCAGACAGGACCACCTCTACTGCCGGCAGACAGGACCACCTCTACTGCCGGCAGACAGGACCACCTCTACTGCCGGCAGAAAGTGTCATGTACACTCTGACGGCAGTGATCAGACTAGACCGTAAGGGTAAGAAGGAAGGAAGTGAGGAGAAGAGGTTAGGTTGGTGAAGACGAAAGGAAGAGGGAAGCGGTGGAAATTAATTGTTACGACCATAAATTACACACAAGTACAGTCCTGTAACATTACACCAGCACCTGGTCAATACCACCTACGAATATTACGTCTTCCAACATTCTTGGAAAAAAATAATGTATAAATTGCTAATCAAAGATGAATTCCTGTGTGAATGAAATATAACAAGAATAATCATTTTATTACGAATTAGGGAGACAAACTGTATAAGAAGTTAACGCAAAAGTATATGAAAGTATTAACAGTGAAAatggggaagagggggaagggtAGAGTCTGGCCTTAAATGTAGAGTCCTGGCTGATATGTTAGGGACACGTGGAGGTATGTGACCTTCACTCTGATACCTTGATCGACtcctaccccccttccccctccccctcccccccaccacacacagccaccggcgagagcttgtggctgagtggacagcacgctggatacgtagtcctgtggttctgggttcgattcccggcgccggcggaaacagatgggcagagtttctttcacccctgatacccctgttacctagcagtaaataggtacctgggagttagacagctgttacaggctgcttcctgtgtgtgtgtggaaaaaaaactgAGTAGCtactaacagttgattgattgatagttgagaagcgggccgaaagagcagagctcaactcccgcaaggacaactagatgaatactctctctctctcccctcccccactccctctacTTCCAAAActccttgggctggacggtagagcgacggtcttgcttcatgcaggtcgacgttcaatccccgaccgtccaagtagttgggcaccattcctggtcccatcccaaatccttatgttTATCCCTTCTAAATGCTATAGTCGCTattgcttggcgctttcccctgataattccctttacccttccctcctccctcccttccccagtcTCCCATCTTTCCTATAATATCAGCCAGGTAGTAAATGTTCTTAACGAGAGAGCTATCCTTTATTCCATTCCGTGATGGCTTggggctttctcctgatagttccgctcagttccgttcctcagacataagTTATGCTGTGTCGTAAGACCGTACACGAAGTACTAAACACGCAATCGCTAACATAGCGATGAACCCGATGACTATCGAGAAACAATCTGTTTCGTTCAAAGCAATCTTATCTCAGATTTGCTTAACTGTACTTACTTTCCtgctatatatacataaatactcAAATATCACCGACTTTGTCATTTTATTATTAAGGATTTCTAAAGAGTTTTGACAGATAGTTTGACCATATCATATAGCACTTGTAAGAGATTGGACCTCAAACTTGTAGCTGGGTTTGAGGTGGCTGGGGTTTGAGGTGGCTGGGGTTGAGGCGGCTGGGTTTGAGGTGGCTGGGGTTTGAGGTGGCTGGGGTTGAGGCGGCTGGGTTTGAGGTGGCTGGGGTTTGAGGTGGCTGGGTTTGAGGTGGCTGGGGTTGAGGTGGCTGGGTTTGAGGTGGCTGGGGTTGAGGTGGCTGGGGTTGAGGCGGCTGGGTTTGAGGCGGTTGGGTTTGAGGTGGCTGGGGTTGAGGTGACTGGATTTGAGGTGGCTGGGGTTTGAGGTGGCTGGGGTTGAGGTGGCTGGGTTTGAGGTGGCTGGGTTTGAGGCGGCTGGGTTTGAGGCGGCTGGGTTTGAGGTGACTGGGTTTGAGGTGGCTGGGGTTAAGGTGGCTGGGTTTGAGGTTGCTGGGTTTGAGGTGGCTGGGGTTGAGGTGGCTGGGTTTGAGGTGGCTGGGTTTGAGGTGGCTGGGGTTGAAGTGGCTGGGTTTGAGGTGGCTGGGTTTGAGGTGGCTGGGGTTGAGGTGGCTGGGGTTGAGGTGGCTGGGTTTGAGGTGGCTGGGGTTGAGGTGGCTGGGGTTGAGGTGGCTGGGTTTGAGGTGGCTGGGTTTGAGGTGGCTGGGTTTGAGGTGGCTGGGGTTGAGGTGGCTGGGTTTGAGGTGGTTGGGGTTGAGGCGGCTGGGTTTGAGGTGGCTGGGGTTGAGGTGGCTGGGGTTGAGGTGGCTGGGGTTGAGGTGGCTGGGTTTGAGGTGGCTGGGGTTGAGGTGGCTGGGGTTGAGGTGGCTGGGTTTGAGGTGGCTGGGTTTGAGGTGGCTGGGGTTGAGGTGGCTGGGTTTGAGGCGGCTGGGGTTGAGGCGGCTGGGTTTGAGGTGGCTGGGGTTGAGGTGACTGGGTTTGAGGTGGCTGGGTTTGAGGTGGCTGGGTTTGAGGTGGCTGGGGTTGAGGGAGGTGGCTGGGTTTGAGGCAGCTGGGGTTGAGGCGGCTGGGGTTGAGGGGGCTGGGGTTGAGGTGGCTGGGGTTGAGGCGGCTGGGTTTGAGGTGGCTGGGTTTGAGGTGGCTAGGTTTGAGGTGACTGGGTTTGAGGTGGCTGGGTTTGAGGTGGCTGGGGTTGAGGTGGCTGGGTTTGAGGTGGCTGGGTTTGAGGTACCTGGGGTTGAGGTGGCTGGGGTTGAGGTGGCTGGGGTTGAGGTGGCTGGGTTTGAGGTGGCTGGGTTTGAGGTACCTGGGGTTGAGGTGGCTGAGGTTGAGGTGGCTGGGTTTGAGGTGGCTGGGTTTGAGGTACCTGGGGTTGAGGTGGCTGGGGTTGAGGTGGCTGGGGTTGAGGTGGCTGGGGTTTGAGGCGACTGGGGTTGAGGTGGCTGGGGTTGAGGTTGCTGGGGTTGAGGGGGCTGGGGTTGAGGCGGCTGGGTTTGAGGCGGCTGGGTTTGAGGTGGCTAGGTTTGAGGTGACTGGGTTTGAGGTGGCTGGGGATGAGGTGGCTGGGGATGAGGTGGCTGGGGTTGAGGTCTGAAGGGAAGGAGTGATTCTCCGCCGCCTGGACCATCATGGATGGAACACCGACCTGTCAAAAGCATGACCGAGGCTCTGTACCGACCTCACATGCCTGACCTCTAGATGCACCGCGGAATTCCGATAATTATATAACTATTCTGCACCAGGTTCAAATATATGCATGTCACATTATTCAGTGATGTTTTTTAATTATATTAAAAACTCTTACCAATTTTTCTCCCCATATATATAGACACTGTGTTATTAAAATATatgaacattgttttaaatttaattaagTTCCCAAGAGTTGCCAGATTTGAAAAAAGAGCTTTCTTGCAGTGCTGGCTTATACATGTTGTGATGTATACAATATTTTGCATTTCCATCGCTCATCTCTTTATAtggtacacacaacacacgtTATTGTAAATGGTTCCCTGTCTTCTTTTAGCAGTCTTGTCATAGAAAGCATCAAGTCGGCTAAGC contains the following coding sequences:
- the LOC138372569 gene encoding uncharacterized protein; the protein is MVQAAENHSFPSDLNPSHLIPSHLIPSHLKPSHLKPSHLKPSRLKPSRLNPSPLNPSNLNPSHLNPSRLKPQPPQPQPPQPQPPQPQVPQTQPPQTQPPQPQPPQPQVPQTQPPQTQPPQPQPPQPQPPQPQVPQTQPPQTQPPQPQPPQTQPPQTHHLKPSHLKPSHLKPSHLNPSHLKPSRLNPSRLKPSHLNPSHLKPSHLKPSHLNPSHLNPSHLKPSHLNPSHLNPSHLNPSHLKPSRLNPNHLKPSHLNPSHLKPSHLKPSHLKPSHLNPSHLNPSHLKPSHLNPSHLNPSHLKPSHLKPSHFNPSHLKPSHLKPSHLNPSHLKPSNLKPSHLNPSHLKPSHLKPSRLKPSRLKPSHLKPSHLNPSHLKPQPPQIQSPQPQPPQTQPPQTQPPQPQPPQPQPPQTQPPQPQPPQTQPPQTPATSNPAASTPATSNPSHLKPSRLNPSHLKPQPPQTQLQV